A region of Ferruginibacter albus DNA encodes the following proteins:
- the pdeM gene encoding ligase-associated DNA damage response endonuclease PdeM, whose translation MKLTHHTINKNTFLLSEQRCLFWEEEKTLIVSDLHIGKTGHFRKHGIAVPQTIYKEDLQRLISLISFYKPVRLIVVGDMFHSKENKELDLFLKWRIDLKHIDLHLVLGNHDILEKSWYKTSLIDHSSELTIGNFHFVHDINSIDELDTSMYYFSGHVHPAVNIQGVGKQHISLPCFYFTKQHAILPAFSKFSGMSLIKPQRTDSVYAILEKGCMKL comes from the coding sequence ATGAAGCTTACACATCATACTATTAATAAGAATACTTTTTTATTGTCAGAACAGCGATGTTTGTTTTGGGAAGAAGAAAAAACATTGATCGTATCTGATCTTCATATTGGTAAAACAGGACATTTTCGTAAGCATGGCATTGCAGTGCCTCAAACTATTTATAAAGAAGATCTGCAGCGGCTCATTAGCCTGATAAGCTTTTATAAACCTGTACGGTTAATTGTAGTGGGAGATATGTTTCACAGTAAAGAAAACAAGGAACTGGATCTTTTTCTAAAATGGAGGATCGATCTTAAACATATAGATCTTCATTTGGTATTAGGCAATCATGATATACTGGAAAAAAGCTGGTATAAAACATCGTTAATTGATCATAGTTCAGAATTAACCATTGGTAATTTTCATTTTGTGCATGATATAAATAGTATTGATGAGCTTGATACGAGCATGTATTATTTCTCCGGGCATGTACATCCGGCAGTAAATATCCAGGGTGTTGGCAAACAGCATATAAGTCTGCCTTGTTTTTATTTCACAAAGCAGCATGCCATTCTTCCGGCTTTCAGTAAATTTTCCGGCATGTCATTAATTAAACCTCAGCGTACCGATAGCGTATATGCTATATTGGAAAAAGGGTGTATGAAATTATAA
- a CDS encoding PKD domain-containing protein, whose protein sequence is MKLHLRNKIDRPAIIYSILFFASYLPVNAQLKANFTATTLKGCVPLTVNFQDLSTGAPTAWQWDLGNGSISKNQNPSTAYFNAGTYTVKLKISSASGKDSVIKVGFITVLANPGADFSVSKTTGCFPLRVNFSDKSVAGSGSLSQWYWDLGDGNISTDENPAHAYTVSGNYSVTLKVTNNNGCTKVISKTQYIQVTDGVIPNFENSTPERCHAPETISFSNLSTGPSQLSYQWSFGDGGVSNEVDPKHIYAAGGQYSVRLIVNSTAGCTDTLYKQDSILIRNYQTDFTTPDSVCLGGTSILKNNSSPAPLSFYWDVADSSFTTLDVTKTWTVPAVYNVKLVNNYGVCKDSVTKKVNVVAPPSINFHASDSLNCKAPFTTQFTDLTNGSVNWSWNFGDGTASTDKNPSHTYTTINNYTVSLTVTNGAGCTSSATKKSYIKIAAPKAAIPGLPAGGCNPFTYKASANIINAKGVASYLWDFGDGITATTAQPQHTYSDTGKYDIKLYYTTNDGCSDSVISRPGVKVGTPTSVNFTSSTVSQCVAKDIQFTDQSIAADEWSWQFGDGSSSVQQNPTHAYEASGTYTVTLTAKSSGCGTNKTGTVTILPPTAKFAAVFDCIDKTHVSFADSSIQPQSWLWNFGDGNTSTEQNPTHIYSSLGNYTVTLSTSNGTCDNQKSATIKLVNEHADFNTPKDTVCKNAPIAFNVINSNKANITNYTFYFGDSSSTSSSTNSITHAYTQSGTYSVKLVITDINGCEDSITKTNYITAIGPVAAFTASTVTGCKGLNVLFTDNSTADNNHPISNWQWNYGDSVIENLNAPPFTHTFYKNGSFNVLLKITDAIGCFDTASIDKPVVINSPVADFDSPDTLACIGSNVGFKSISQGDNLVYAWQLGNDNVATSDSVNTSYPSIGLYSVKLTVTDYRGCTDSIERSNFIRISIPKSGFNINDSIGSCSPFEVIFTNTSQNYRGLKWDFGDGSASSLKDPIHYYSIPGKYTATLYATLPGGCVDSFKRNIILYSSNAVFSYKPLSGCSQVKVDFKVTTESVLNYFWDFGDGNTIETQDSSISYTYLSAGDFKPKVILTNLKGCQIPLTGDNVIHVTKSIVNFGSPDSFSCFKKTITLTDSTKSNSVIKTYNWNFGDGNFSASQQPSHVYANRGNYSVRLIVTTTDGCSDTLTKNNYVHVYGPSATIVGNTTICINDFLSLTGNWTNPDSSVIAWHWKFGNGNTSLLQDPPKQIYPSAGSFPLQMIIYNTNGCADTTNTLVTVNPLPATSAGKDAIVCLNNKITLQPTGADSYSWFPSLYLSCSSCEDPIATPADNITYYVTGKNAYGCITTDSVSITVKKPIKLTVTPISDSICQGSSVNLSADGADIYNWYPSASLNNTFINDPIATPMENTVYKVIGTDDAHCFSDSASVTIAVSAYPVVNAGQDKNISFGATTSLTPVYSGDIVSWQWSPAAGLSCADCPNPVAMPQTSTNYSVTVTNRAGCSVKDDVAVNYPCQVSIFIPNTFSPNNDGMNDYFYPRGKDIYLIQSMRIFNRWGQMVFQRTNFSANSATMGWDGRFNGQQASTDVYTYVIEVICNNNYISTFRGDIALIR, encoded by the coding sequence ATGAAGCTACATTTACGAAACAAGATAGACAGACCGGCAATTATTTATTCGATATTATTTTTTGCAAGCTACTTACCTGTTAATGCCCAGCTTAAAGCGAATTTTACCGCTACCACATTAAAAGGCTGTGTTCCATTAACAGTAAACTTTCAGGATTTATCAACCGGTGCCCCTACAGCCTGGCAATGGGATTTAGGAAATGGTTCTATATCCAAAAATCAAAACCCTTCTACTGCTTATTTTAATGCAGGCACTTATACTGTTAAATTAAAAATAAGCAGTGCATCCGGCAAAGATTCAGTTATCAAAGTTGGTTTTATAACTGTTTTGGCAAACCCGGGTGCAGATTTTTCAGTATCAAAAACAACCGGCTGTTTTCCCCTTAGAGTCAATTTTTCAGATAAATCCGTTGCTGGTTCGGGAAGTTTGTCTCAGTGGTACTGGGATCTGGGAGATGGCAATATTTCAACAGATGAAAATCCTGCTCATGCTTATACCGTGAGTGGCAATTATTCGGTCACTTTAAAAGTAACTAACAATAATGGATGTACTAAAGTTATCAGCAAAACACAATACATACAGGTAACAGATGGCGTAATACCAAATTTCGAAAATTCAACACCGGAACGTTGCCACGCTCCTGAAACGATCAGCTTTTCCAATCTTTCAACAGGTCCGTCGCAATTATCGTATCAATGGAGTTTTGGCGATGGCGGCGTTTCCAACGAGGTCGATCCAAAACATATTTATGCGGCAGGTGGCCAATATTCTGTCCGATTAATTGTAAATAGTACTGCTGGCTGTACAGATACCTTGTACAAGCAAGACAGTATTTTAATAAGAAATTATCAAACAGATTTCACAACACCTGATAGTGTTTGTTTAGGAGGCACCTCTATTTTAAAAAACAACTCATCTCCTGCTCCTCTTTCCTTTTACTGGGATGTGGCAGATTCTTCTTTTACAACCCTTGATGTTACCAAAACATGGACTGTTCCTGCTGTTTACAATGTTAAACTTGTAAACAACTACGGAGTATGTAAAGACTCTGTTACAAAAAAAGTAAATGTCGTTGCTCCTCCGTCAATCAATTTTCACGCTTCTGATTCTTTAAATTGTAAAGCGCCTTTTACTACTCAGTTCACAGACCTTACCAATGGTAGTGTAAATTGGTCATGGAATTTTGGAGATGGCACCGCATCTACAGACAAAAACCCGTCACACACTTACACAACGATAAATAATTATACAGTTTCACTTACCGTTACCAATGGAGCAGGTTGCACTTCTTCTGCCACCAAAAAAAGCTACATTAAAATTGCGGCTCCAAAAGCTGCTATCCCTGGTTTACCTGCAGGGGGATGCAATCCTTTTACTTATAAAGCAAGTGCCAATATTATTAATGCAAAAGGTGTTGCTTCTTATTTATGGGATTTTGGAGATGGTATTACCGCAACAACTGCACAACCACAACATACTTATAGCGATACCGGCAAGTATGATATCAAACTTTATTATACCACTAATGATGGATGTTCTGATTCTGTAATAAGCAGACCCGGCGTTAAAGTAGGCACACCTACTTCTGTTAATTTTACATCTTCTACCGTTTCACAATGCGTTGCTAAGGATATACAGTTTACAGATCAATCTATAGCTGCCGATGAATGGTCATGGCAATTTGGTGACGGCTCTTCTTCTGTACAACAAAATCCAACGCATGCTTACGAAGCAAGCGGCACTTATACTGTAACACTTACTGCCAAAAGCAGCGGTTGTGGCACTAATAAAACAGGCACAGTCACCATTTTGCCGCCAACAGCCAAATTTGCTGCTGTATTTGACTGCATAGATAAAACACATGTATCTTTTGCAGACAGTTCTATTCAACCTCAATCCTGGCTTTGGAATTTTGGAGATGGAAATACATCTACCGAACAAAATCCAACTCACATATACTCTTCATTAGGAAATTATACGGTTACATTAAGTACAAGCAATGGAACGTGTGACAATCAAAAATCAGCAACAATAAAATTGGTAAACGAACATGCTGATTTTAATACCCCAAAAGATACTGTTTGTAAAAATGCTCCGATAGCATTTAATGTTATCAATAGCAATAAAGCCAATATTACTAATTACACATTTTATTTTGGAGATAGTAGCAGCACTAGTTCTTCCACAAATTCTATTACGCATGCATACACCCAGTCAGGCACCTATTCAGTAAAGCTGGTTATTACAGATATTAATGGATGCGAAGACAGCATTACAAAAACCAACTATATCACAGCCATCGGTCCTGTTGCAGCTTTTACTGCATCTACCGTAACTGGTTGCAAAGGATTAAATGTATTATTCACCGATAATTCAACAGCAGACAACAATCATCCGATCAGTAACTGGCAATGGAATTATGGCGATAGCGTTATTGAGAATTTGAATGCGCCACCATTTACGCACACATTCTATAAGAATGGCAGTTTTAATGTATTGCTAAAAATAACAGATGCTATCGGCTGTTTTGATACAGCCAGTATTGACAAGCCTGTTGTTATAAACAGTCCTGTTGCTGATTTTGATTCTCCTGATACATTGGCATGCATTGGAAGTAATGTTGGATTTAAAAGTATTTCTCAAGGAGATAATCTAGTTTATGCATGGCAGTTAGGCAATGACAATGTCGCAACATCTGATTCTGTAAACACTTCCTATCCTTCAATCGGTTTATATTCGGTTAAGTTGACAGTTACTGATTACAGGGGCTGTACAGATTCAATTGAAAGAAGCAATTTTATTCGCATCAGCATTCCAAAGTCCGGTTTTAACATAAACGATTCTATCGGCTCCTGTTCTCCTTTTGAAGTGATCTTTACCAATACATCACAAAATTATCGTGGGTTAAAATGGGATTTTGGTGATGGAAGCGCTTCCAGTTTAAAAGATCCCATACATTACTATTCAATTCCGGGAAAATATACGGCAACATTATATGCCACATTACCGGGCGGTTGCGTGGATAGTTTTAAAAGAAATATCATACTCTATTCTTCTAATGCAGTTTTTAGTTACAAGCCATTATCGGGATGTTCGCAGGTAAAAGTAGATTTTAAGGTTACAACAGAAAGTGTATTGAATTATTTCTGGGATTTCGGAGATGGTAATACTATTGAAACGCAGGATTCAAGTATTAGCTATACCTATTTATCTGCAGGAGATTTTAAACCTAAAGTAATTCTTACAAATTTAAAAGGTTGCCAGATCCCATTAACAGGAGATAATGTTATCCATGTAACAAAAAGTATAGTAAACTTTGGTTCACCTGATTCTTTTAGTTGCTTCAAAAAAACAATTACACTAACAGACTCTACCAAAAGCAATAGTGTTATTAAAACATATAATTGGAATTTTGGAGATGGAAATTTTTCAGCGTCGCAGCAACCATCACACGTTTATGCAAACCGGGGAAATTATTCCGTACGTCTTATTGTAACCACTACAGATGGCTGCTCAGATACACTAACTAAAAATAACTACGTACATGTATATGGTCCTTCGGCAACTATTGTTGGTAATACTACTATATGTATCAATGATTTTTTAAGTTTAACCGGTAATTGGACAAATCCTGATAGCTCTGTTATTGCATGGCATTGGAAATTTGGAAATGGCAATACATCTCTTTTGCAGGATCCTCCTAAACAAATATATCCTTCTGCCGGAAGCTTTCCTTTACAAATGATCATATATAATACAAATGGCTGTGCAGATACCACCAACACTTTAGTGACTGTAAATCCACTACCTGCTACAAGTGCAGGAAAAGATGCCATCGTTTGTCTTAACAATAAAATTACGTTACAGCCAACCGGCGCTGATAGCTATTCATGGTTCCCATCTTTATATTTAAGTTGTTCTTCTTGCGAAGATCCAATTGCCACTCCTGCCGACAATATTACCTATTATGTGACAGGTAAAAATGCTTACGGTTGTATAACTACAGATTCTGTTTCTATTACTGTTAAAAAACCGATCAAACTAACAGTTACGCCTATTTCAGATTCTATTTGCCAGGGAAGTTCTGTGAATTTATCGGCTGACGGTGCTGATATATACAACTGGTATCCTTCCGCATCCTTAAACAATACGTTTATTAACGATCCTATTGCAACACCAATGGAAAACACGGTTTACAAAGTGATAGGAACAGATGATGCTCATTGTTTTTCAGATTCTGCCTCCGTTACCATCGCTGTTTCTGCTTACCCCGTTGTAAATGCAGGACAGGATAAAAATATTTCCTTTGGCGCTACTACTTCGCTTACGCCTGTATATTCAGGCGATATTGTAAGCTGGCAATGGAGCCCTGCAGCGGGTTTAAGTTGCGCCGATTGTCCTAACCCGGTTGCTATGCCTCAAACAAGTACCAATTATTCTGTTACAGTTACCAACCGTGCCGGTTGTTCTGTAAAAGATGATGTAGCGGTAAATTATCCTTGCCAGGTAAGCATTTTTATTCCCAATACATTCTCCCCTAATAATGATGGTATGAATGATTATTTCTATCCAAGGGGAAAGGATATTTACCTTATTCAATCTATGAGAATATTTAACCGTTGGGGACAAATGGTATTTCAACGCACTAACTTTTCTGCCAACTCTGCCACCATGGGCTGGGATGGAAGATTCAATGGCCAACAGGCGAGCACAGATGTATATACTTATGTGATCGAAGTTATTTGTAACAATAATTACATATCCACCTTTAGAGGAGATATTGCTTTAATTCGATAA
- a CDS encoding T9SS type A sorting domain-containing protein, protein MKGPFQKIFLQAFALFCTFNASAQVFSLTPGGHFVINGNPTFVANNGGIKNNGTFTRGNGTVLFTGYSDTTVSFITGDSVTAITNLSVNKTNGSVATKSKVWVYNVLTMYNGKLYADSALTLISDVNNTARVAPVPVNTSRIEGKAIVQRYIPARRSWRLLTAPVTSSNTIYNSWQNNGVYQTGKGTLITMPTPIPANSGMDAGINANYSMKSFNPATQGLVSIANSKTANISPGNTGSADNAGYFIFVRGDRDPSTVANPNNGYVPVNTTTLSSSGILQQGDQMFTAAATAGKYTLIGNPYASPIDFDNVTLNNVTKRFYVWDPSLNQVGGYVVLDDAINSGVYIKSVSRSAQTKEIQSGQAFFVQTTSTAPASVLIQESSKSTTNNLLMFRPAAVTETITTNLYLLNSDNTTSFADATVAQFNESFSADVDWLDASKFANVNEGISMLRNGKSLSIERRPLITANDTIFFKLAATTARSYQLEVIGDNMQQPGLTPFLIDTYKGTSTPLDLYASSGSTVNFSITSDAASAVANRFMIVFRTAGVLPVTFTSVKAYQKSTGIQVDWNVESEVNVMQYEVEKSADGKTFTKTNITIPTGNNNSSVNYGWLDSKPFEGVNYYRIKSIDKDGTVRYSQIIRVVSGSDNTTAKTSDITVYPNPVVGNVMNVLFSNEPAGDYMIRLLNTDGQAVFASQVAVSSSNMTQAISLPASLPKGTYELKVNGSNTQSVQKIVIQ, encoded by the coding sequence ATGAAAGGCCCATTTCAAAAAATATTCCTGCAGGCTTTTGCTTTATTCTGCACGTTTAATGCAAGTGCTCAGGTTTTTTCTTTAACTCCCGGTGGTCATTTTGTAATAAACGGTAATCCTACTTTTGTTGCTAATAATGGAGGCATAAAAAATAATGGAACCTTTACAAGAGGTAATGGAACTGTTCTGTTTACGGGCTATAGCGATACAACTGTTTCTTTTATAACCGGCGATAGCGTAACGGCTATCACCAATTTAAGCGTTAATAAAACCAATGGTAGCGTTGCCACTAAAAGTAAGGTTTGGGTATATAATGTACTTACTATGTATAATGGTAAGTTATATGCCGATAGCGCATTAACATTAATATCAGATGTCAATAATACAGCAAGAGTAGCGCCTGTTCCTGTTAATACAAGTCGTATTGAAGGAAAGGCAATTGTGCAACGTTATATTCCTGCACGCAGATCGTGGAGATTACTAACGGCACCGGTTACCAGCTCTAACACTATTTATAATTCATGGCAGAATAATGGCGTTTATCAAACAGGGAAAGGTACTTTAATTACAATGCCTACACCTATTCCTGCAAATAGTGGCATGGATGCCGGTATCAATGCGAATTATTCAATGAAATCGTTTAATCCTGCCACACAAGGTTTGGTAAGCATTGCCAATTCAAAAACTGCAAACATTTCTCCGGGTAATACAGGAAGTGCAGATAATGCAGGTTATTTCATTTTCGTAAGAGGAGACAGAGATCCTTCTACAGTAGCGAATCCTAATAATGGATATGTTCCTGTTAATACTACTACATTAAGCAGCTCCGGTATTTTACAGCAGGGCGATCAAATGTTTACTGCCGCAGCTACTGCCGGCAAATACACGTTGATAGGAAATCCTTACGCTTCTCCTATTGATTTTGATAATGTAACATTGAATAATGTTACCAAACGTTTTTATGTATGGGATCCATCGTTGAACCAGGTAGGTGGCTATGTAGTTTTGGATGACGCCATCAATTCGGGTGTATATATTAAATCTGTTTCAAGAAGTGCTCAGACAAAAGAGATCCAATCGGGGCAAGCTTTCTTTGTTCAAACAACAAGTACAGCACCTGCATCAGTTCTTATCCAGGAAAGCAGCAAATCAACTACCAATAACTTATTGATGTTCCGTCCGGCAGCCGTAACGGAAACTATCACTACCAACCTTTATTTACTAAACAGCGATAATACAACCTCCTTTGCGGATGCAACTGTTGCACAATTTAATGAATCGTTCAGCGCTGATGTTGACTGGTTAGATGCCAGCAAGTTTGCGAATGTGAATGAAGGAATAAGCATGTTACGTAATGGTAAGAGCCTTTCTATTGAAAGAAGACCATTGATAACTGCCAATGATACTATTTTCTTTAAACTGGCAGCAACTACTGCAAGAAGTTACCAATTGGAAGTGATCGGAGATAACATGCAACAACCGGGACTAACTCCTTTTTTAATTGATACCTATAAAGGAACAAGCACTCCGTTGGATCTATATGCAAGCAGCGGCAGCACCGTAAACTTTAGCATCACCAGCGATGCAGCCTCTGCTGTAGCTAACCGTTTTATGATCGTATTCAGAACGGCGGGAGTGTTGCCTGTGACATTTACCAGTGTGAAAGCATATCAAAAAAGCACAGGGATACAAGTTGACTGGAATGTTGAAAGTGAAGTGAACGTTATGCAATATGAAGTAGAGAAATCTGCTGATGGTAAAACATTCACCAAAACAAACATTACTATTCCAACCGGCAATAACAATTCATCTGTGAATTATGGATGGTTAGACAGCAAGCCTTTTGAAGGCGTTAATTACTATCGCATTAAGAGTATCGACAAAGACGGTACAGTTAGATACAGCCAGATCATTCGTGTTGTTTCCGGTTCTGATAACACAACAGCCAAGACCAGCGATATAACAGTATATCCAAATCCTGTTGTTGGTAATGTAATGAATGTTCTGTTCAGCAATGAGCCTGCAGGTGATTATATGATACGATTATTAAACACCGATGGTCAGGCGGTATTTGCCAGCCAGGTAGCTGTAAGCAGCAGCAACATGACACAGGCGATATCATTACCGGCTTCATTGCCTAAAGGAACTTATGAATTAAAGGTAAATGGAAGCAATACTCAAAGTGTACAAAAAATAGTTATACAATAA
- a CDS encoding ligase-associated DNA damage response DEXH box helicase — MQLQKSEGYKIIHEWLLSKGLSAFPFQEKTWQHIINHQSGLVNAPTGFGKTYAVFLGALIQFINQYPADYNKRKNNKLQLLWISPLRALAKDVGRAMEETIEALGMNWKVGIRNGDTTVSERQKQQRNIPEILVITPESLHLLLAQKNNAAFFTGLKIIAVDEWHELLGSKRGVQVELAISRIIGQRKILNEINDISVWGISATIGNLTEAKDVLVSSLNKEGVIIRAALNKRTEISSILPDEIEKYPWAGHLGLKLADKIIPIIKQSNTTLVFINTRGMSERWYQAIVTIAPELSGLVALHHGSMEHEIRTWVEESLHKQKLKAVVCTASLDLGVDFRPVDTVIQVGSPKGVARFLQRAGRSGHQPGETSNIYFLPTHSLELIEAAALKTAIKKNVIESRQPMLLCFDVLIQYLCTLATGDGFIAEQIFNEVKQTYCYKEITEEEWQYLLHNITQGGVALQQYDEFKKVEIENGIYKIKNRAIAMRHRLHIGTIVSEAMLKVKLMNGRYIGVIEEWFISRLEPGAVFTLSGRNLELITIKDMDVIVKQSSSKKTIVPSWQGGRMPLSANLGAMLRKMFDKVAEKKTGKFEEIELEVLKPLFQLQQQLSAIPQANELLIEHIETKDGFHVFVYPFEGRLVHEAMAALLAYRIATIIPITFSIAMNDYGFELLSDKPVPLDDSNVYELFSIDNLLADIQQSVNSVEMAKRKFRDIAVIGGLVFQGYPGEYKKARHLQSSSSLIFSVLSEYEKDSLLLRQAYQEVFDQQMEEVRLRNALQRISSGKIIVRFPGQLTPFCFPIKVDSMRENLTSEKLEERILRMQQQLEKENRK; from the coding sequence ATGCAGTTACAAAAAAGCGAAGGATATAAGATAATTCATGAGTGGCTTTTATCGAAAGGTCTTTCTGCATTTCCATTCCAGGAAAAGACCTGGCAGCATATCATCAATCATCAAAGCGGATTGGTAAATGCGCCTACGGGTTTTGGAAAAACCTATGCCGTGTTTTTGGGAGCGCTAATTCAATTTATTAATCAATATCCAGCGGATTATAATAAAAGAAAGAACAATAAGCTGCAGCTTCTATGGATATCGCCTCTTCGTGCACTGGCAAAAGATGTAGGCAGGGCAATGGAAGAAACGATAGAGGCATTGGGAATGAACTGGAAAGTTGGTATTCGTAACGGCGACACTACGGTTAGTGAACGTCAAAAACAGCAACGAAATATTCCTGAGATATTAGTGATCACTCCGGAAAGCCTGCATTTATTGTTAGCACAAAAGAACAATGCAGCTTTTTTTACAGGGTTAAAGATCATTGCTGTTGATGAATGGCATGAGTTGTTGGGAAGTAAACGAGGTGTGCAAGTAGAGTTGGCAATATCAAGAATTATTGGGCAAAGAAAAATATTAAATGAAATAAATGATATCAGTGTTTGGGGAATAAGCGCTACAATCGGTAATCTAACTGAAGCAAAAGATGTTTTAGTAAGTTCACTTAATAAAGAAGGAGTTATCATCAGAGCTGCATTAAATAAACGCACCGAAATTTCTTCTATCCTTCCGGATGAAATTGAAAAGTACCCATGGGCGGGGCACCTGGGATTGAAGCTAGCCGATAAGATCATTCCTATCATTAAGCAAAGTAATACTACGCTTGTTTTTATTAATACAAGAGGAATGAGTGAAAGATGGTACCAGGCGATCGTTACCATTGCACCAGAACTTTCCGGTTTGGTAGCGCTGCATCATGGTAGCATGGAGCATGAGATACGTACCTGGGTGGAAGAATCTTTGCATAAACAAAAATTAAAGGCAGTCGTTTGTACAGCCAGCCTCGATCTGGGGGTTGATTTTAGACCTGTTGATACTGTCATACAGGTCGGCTCACCAAAAGGAGTAGCCCGTTTTTTACAAAGAGCAGGCAGAAGCGGGCATCAACCCGGTGAAACCAGTAATATCTATTTTTTACCTACACATTCATTGGAGCTAATAGAAGCTGCGGCATTAAAAACGGCGATTAAAAAAAATGTTATTGAAAGTCGCCAACCTATGTTGTTGTGTTTTGATGTGCTGATCCAATATCTCTGCACGTTGGCTACCGGCGATGGCTTTATAGCTGAACAAATCTTTAATGAAGTAAAACAAACATACTGTTATAAAGAGATAACAGAAGAAGAGTGGCAATATCTTTTGCATAATATCACACAAGGAGGTGTTGCCTTGCAGCAATATGATGAATTTAAAAAAGTAGAAATTGAAAATGGTATTTATAAGATCAAGAACAGAGCCATTGCGATGAGGCATCGTTTACATATTGGTACTATTGTAAGTGAAGCCATGCTGAAAGTGAAATTGATGAACGGAAGATATATTGGCGTTATTGAAGAATGGTTCATAAGCCGATTGGAGCCGGGAGCTGTATTTACTTTATCAGGAAGAAATTTAGAACTGATCACGATAAAGGATATGGATGTGATAGTAAAACAATCATCCTCAAAAAAAACGATCGTACCAAGTTGGCAGGGAGGCAGAATGCCGCTGAGTGCTAATCTGGGAGCTATGCTGCGCAAAATGTTTGATAAGGTTGCAGAAAAAAAGACAGGGAAATTTGAAGAAATAGAATTGGAAGTGTTAAAGCCTTTATTTCAATTGCAGCAACAATTATCTGCAATACCGCAGGCAAATGAATTATTAATTGAACATATCGAAACAAAAGATGGCTTTCATGTATTTGTGTATCCTTTTGAAGGAAGATTGGTTCATGAAGCAATGGCTGCTTTACTGGCGTATCGGATTGCAACGATAATTCCTATTACGTTTTCAATTGCCATGAATGATTATGGCTTTGAGTTGCTTAGTGACAAGCCTGTACCTTTGGATGACAGCAATGTGTACGAATTGTTTTCTATTGATAATTTATTGGCTGATATCCAGCAAAGCGTGAACAGTGTTGAAATGGCAAAAAGAAAATTCCGTGATATTGCTGTAATAGGAGGGCTGGTGTTTCAAGGCTATCCGGGAGAATATAAAAAGGCAAGACATCTGCAATCATCTTCGTCATTGATCTTTTCGGTATTGAGCGAATATGAAAAAGACAGTTTGTTATTACGGCAAGCCTACCAGGAAGTGTTTGACCAGCAAATGGAAGAAGTAAGATTGCGCAATGCCTTGCAGAGAATATCATCAGGAAAGATAATCGTTAGATTTCCCGGACAATTAACTCCTTTTTGTTTTCCTATCAAGGTAGATAGCATGCGTGAGAATTTAACATCAGAAAAATTAGAAGAACGAATTTTGCGAATGCAACAACAATTGGAAAAGGAGAATAGGAAATAA